In Cataglyphis hispanica isolate Lineage 1 chromosome 22, ULB_Chis1_1.0, whole genome shotgun sequence, a single window of DNA contains:
- the LOC126857599 gene encoding pinin: MRKLDPEIWGAERLEAQLEAARDGLRGLDRSIRKILGRDLPDGESGSLQPSRISQKRPLQEDRRRVVTDFVNNELPGSKRRWQSSNIEPKTVFSRLSARVPSNADDSAEEDDSIIKPAVSSRVIATPREIPSRQEVIRRERTDERSRQRNKRMFGALLGTLQKFRQEETKLKAKEDKKAEVEARVEEARKREKEELRKERQQLFLARKRQLAEVRALEAKLARSRQFQDWRNAQLPLASFIKTRAQPSIYYVPKRKHPQTDILLVQSTKELYEEIERREKALIEELNLIEMQIGLGKNSQNFEASTSLHIVEASRSMEEGEENRDPNPEHIEAAIIDNADVSMQSIINENFNDNDMEKKEEVQLNQVQPDENNG; the protein is encoded by the exons ATGAGGAAATTAGATCCAGAGATATGGGGAGCCGAAAGATTAGAAGCTCAATTGGAAGCTGCTCGCGATGGACTTCGCGGTCTAGATCGCAGTATCCGTAAAATTCTAGGCCGGGATCTTCCTGACGGCGAAAGTGGTTCACTGCAACCATCTag aaTATCTCAAAAACGACCGCTACAAGAAGATCGTCGACGAGTCGTAACAGATTTTGTGAATAATGAACTACCTGGAAGTAAACGACGATGGCAAAGTTCCAATATAGAGCCAAAAACGGTTTTTAGTAGATTAAGCGCACGTGTTCCATCTAACGCTGATGATAGTGCTGAAGAAGATGATAGCATTATTaag ccTGCTGTATCATCCAGAGTAATAGCTACTCCTCGAGAAATTCCTTCACGTCAAGAGGTTATCAGACGAGAAAGAACAGATGAACGCAGTCGACAAAGAAATAAACGTATGTTTGGTGCACTTTTGGGTACTTTACAAAAGTTTAGGCAAGAAGAGACTAAACTTAAGGCAAAG gaAGATAAAAAAGCAGAAGTAGAAGCTAGAGTAGAAGAAGCtagaaaacgagaaaaagaagaattacgAAAAGAAAgacaacaattatttttggcACGGAAAAGACAATTAGCTGAAGTACGGGCATTGGAAGCAAAACTTGCTCGTAGTCGACAGTTTCAAGATTGGCGTAATGCTCAGTTACCCCTTgcttcatttataaaaacacgTGCACAACCTTCCATTTATTATGTACCAAAGCGCAAACATCCACAGACCGATATATTATTAGTGCAATCCACAAAAGAACTttatg agGAAattgagagaagagaaaaagcatTGATAGAAGAACTAAACTTAATAGAGATGCAGATAGGATTAGgcaaaaattcacaaaattttgaaGCATCTACATCTTTACATATAGTAGAAGCTTCGCGCTCGATGGAAGAGGGTGAAGAAAATCGAGATCCTAATCCAGAACATATTGAAGCTGCAATCATTGATAATGCTGATGTTTCAATGCAATccataataaatgaaaattttaatgataatgatatggagaaaaaggaagaggtACAATTAAACCAAGTTCAACCAGATGAAAATAATGGCTAG
- the LOC126857574 gene encoding glucose dehydrogenase [FAD, quinone]-like — protein MNVTTIVGAAIKAATVLLGVSIGKITIIPVLIVALMYFNYDLMDPENHPRVRKELNKSYDFVIIGGGSAGSVLVNRLTENPEWNVLLLEAGGHETEITDVPILSLYLHKSKIDWKYRTQPQNTACQVMVDRRCSWTRGKVLGGSSVLNTMLYIRGNRRDFDQWRSFGNPGWGYEDVLPFFHKSQDQRNPYLARNTKYHSTGGYLTVQDSPYITPLGVAFLQAGEEMGYDICDINGEQQTGFAFFQFTMRRGTRCSTAKAFVRPIQLRKNFHLSLWSHVTRILIDPQSKKAYGVEFIREGRKEIVFAKKEVILSAGAINSPQLLMLSGIGPRIHLEQLGIPVIQDSPGVGQNLQDHIAVGGLVFPIDYKISLVMNRMVNVNSALKYAITEDGPLTSNIGLEAVGFIATKYANQTDWPDIEFMLTSSGVNSDGGNQVKNAHGLTDEFYNEIFNELNNRDVFGVFPMMLRPKSRGYIRLKSKNPLDYPLLYHNYLTHPEDVAVLREGVKAAVAFGEMSSMKRFGSRFHSKQLPSCKHIPLYTDEYWTCILRMYTMTIYHMSCTAKMGPSNDPMAVVDPELRVYGIEGLRVIDASIMPTITSGNINAPVIMIGEKGADMIKTMWMRSFRFKRDNITVTL, from the exons ATGAATGTTACGACAATAGTCGGTGCCGCTATAAAAGCAGCGACTGTCCTACTTGGTGTCAGCATCGGCAAGATTACTATAATCCCAGTACTGATCGTCGCGCTCATGTACTTCAATTATGATCTCATGGATCCGGAAAATCATCCGCGTGTAAGGAAGGAGTTAAATAAAAGCTATGATTTTGTTATAATCGGCGGCGGTTCAGCCGGTAGCGTACTCGTCAACAGATTGACCGAAAATCCCGAATGGAACGTGCTGTTATTGGAAGCCGGAGGTCATGAAACAGAGATAACCGACGTGCCAATATTGTCTCTGTATTTACACAAAAGTAAAATCGATTGGAAGTATCGCACGCAGCCACAGAATACAGCCTGCCAAGTTATGGTCGATCGCCGATGTTCTTGGACTAGAGGCAAG GTTCTTGGAGGTTCCAGTGTTTTAAATACAATGCTTTACATTCGCGGAAATCGACGTGATTTTGATCAATGGCGAAGTTTCGGAAATCCTGGTTGGGGATACGAAGATGTGCTACCGTTTTTTCACAAATCGCAAGATCAAAGAAATCCGTATTTGGCAcgtaatacaaaatatcataGCACAG ggGGATATCTAACCGTGCAAGACAGCCCTTATATTACTCCATTGGGTGTAGCGTTTCTTCAGGCTGGAGAAGAAATGGGTTATGATATTTGCGACATCAATGGTGAACAGCAGACTGGTTTCGCCTTTTTTCAGTTCACAATGCGACGAGGTACTAGATGCAGCACTGCTAAAGCATTTGTGCGACCCATTCAGCTGAGAAAAAACTTTCATCTTTCTTTGTGGAGTCATGTGACTCGAATATTGATAGATCCGCAGAGCAAAAAAGCGTATGGAGTGGAATTTATTAGAGAAGGTCGTAAGGAGATAGTGTTTGCCAAAAAAGAAGTTATCCTGTCTGCCGGTGCTATTAATAGTCCACAATTATTAATGCTCTCAGGAATAGGGCCACGTATCCATCTAGAGCAATTAGGAATCCCCGTAATTCAAGATTCACCCGGGGTCGGACAGAATCTACAGGACCACATAGCAGTTGGCGGTCTCGTTTTCCCGATCGACTATAAGATCAGCCTCGTAATGAATCGAATGGTGAATGTCAATTCTGCATTGAAATATGCTATCACCGAAGACGGCCCGTTGACATCCAACATCGGCCTCGAGGCGGTCGGCTTTATTGCTACCAAATATGCTAATCAGACTGACTGGCCCGATATCGAGTTCATGTTAACGTCTTCGGGAGTCAACTCTGATGGTGGCAACCAAGTAAAGAATGCTCATGGTTTAACCGACGAATTCTAcaacgaaatatttaatgaactCAATAACCGCGACGTTTTCGGAGTGTTTCCGATGATGCTAAGACCTAAATCGCGCGGCTATATTAGGCTTAAATCTAAAAACCCCTTGGATTATCCACtgctttatcataattatctgACTCATCCAGAAGATGTGGCAGTACTTCGCGAAGGTGTTAAAGCGGCCGTTGCCTTCGGCGAAATGAGTAGCATGAAAAGATTCGGTTCCAGATTTCATAGTAAACAGTTACCCAGTTGCAAACACATTCCACTCTATACCGACGAATACTGGACATGTATTTTACGAATGTATACTATGACCATATATCATATGAGCTGCACTGCTAAGATGGGCCCATCTAATGACCCTATGGCGGTTGTGGACCCAGAACTGAGAGTCTATGGTATTGAGGGCTTGCGAGTTATCGATGCGTCGATTATGCCGACCATTACTAGTGGCAATATAAATGCGCCTGTCATTATGATCGGTGAGAAGGGCGCTGATATGATCAAGACAATGTGGATGCGATCATTTCGCTTTAAAAGAGACAATATCACTGTTACTTTATGA